GTGGGCCTTGAGTTCCTCTACGGACATCTCTCTGAGTTCGGCAGTTTTCATGCTTGCTCACCCACTTCTTTTTTCACAAACTTACAGCGGATTGGCAACTTGTGCATCGCGAGGCGCATAGCTTCGCGTGCAATCGTCTCATCTACGCCGTTCATTTCATACAACATCGTACCTGGTTTCACGATAGCAACGTATCCCTCAACACTCCCTTTCCCCTTCCCCATCCGCGTTTCAGCAGGACGTGAAGAGATAGGCTTATGTGGGAAGATACGTATCCAGATTTTTCCACCCCGCTTAATATAGCGAGTCATGGCAATCCGGGCAGCTTCAATTTGACGACTGGTAACCCACGCGGTGTCTAAGGACTGAAGTCCGTATTCACCGTAGCTTACTTCGTTGCCTTTTTGTGCAACACCCTTCATTTTTCCGCGGAATTGTTTGCGGAATTTTGATCTTTTCGGCATTAACATGTGAACTATCTCCTACAGCTTAGTTCGCGCTTTTGCGCACTCTGCGGTTTTCTTCCGCCCCTTCGCCATCCTGCGGCGCAACAAGCTCAACCGGCTGCTGCTTCTTAACATTCAGGATTTCACCGTGCGAAACCAGCACTTTGACGCCGATAATACCATACGTTGTCTTTGCTTCAGCCATGCCGTAGTCGATATCTGCACGCAACGTGTGGAGGGGAACCCGTCCTTCACGATACCATTCAGTCCGAGCAATTTCAGCGCCGCCAAGACGACCAGCACAGGTGATTTTAATCCCTTCTGCGCCGAATTTCAGTGCCATCCCAACCGCTCTTTTCATCGCGCGGCGGAAAGCGATACGGCGCTCAAGCTGCATAGCTACGTTTTCAGCAATAAGCTGAGCATCAACTTCTGGCTTCTTGATCTCTTTCACATTGACAAAAACACTTTGCGTCGTGAGAGAAGCAAGGCTTTTCTTCAGCTTTTCAATCTCTGCCCCTTTTTTGCCAATGACAATGCCAGGACGAGCGGTGAAAACGGTTACGTTAATTTTTCCAGGAGCGCGCTCGATTTCCGTTTTAGAAATTCCAGCGTGTCCGAGTTCTTTCTTTACAAATTTCTCAATGCGCAAATCTTCGTGAAGAAAATTTGCATACTCTTTTTTGTTTGCGTACCACTTAAAGTCCCAGCCTCGTGTGATACCGAGTCGCAAACCAATTGGATTTACCTTCTGACCCAAACTAGCACCTCCGAGTTAGTTGCCAAGAACGATTGTGATGTGGCTCGTCCGCTTCCGAATGCCATATGCACGACCCTGAGCTCGTGGCATAAAGCGTTTCAAAGTTGGACCTTCATCAACAACGGCCTTGGCGACAACCATATCGTCGATGTTCGTCAGTTTGAAGTTTTCACGAGCATTTGCTACTGCACTGTCGAGAACTTTTTTTACATCTCTCGCAACAGCTTTTTGAGAGAACTTCAAGACTCTGCTCGCTTCGCCAACCTTCTGGCCACGAATCAAGTCGACTACAAGTCGTGCTTTCCGTGCCGATACCCTTACATAGCGGGCTACTGCTTTAACTTCCATACTTATCCTACTCCGTCAAAAACTATCTTTTAGAGCCCTTTTTCTTATCCTTCTCGTGACCACGATAGGTACGGGTAGGACTGAACTCGCCCAACTTATGTCCAATCATTTCGTCTGTGACGTAGACGGGAATAAATTGTTTCCCGTTATGGACAGCGAATGTATGGCCGATAAACTCCGGCAGTATGGTGCTACGACGCGACCATGTTTTAATAACTTTTTTCTCGTTACCACTGTTTGACTTTTCCACCTTATTCATAAGGTGGTCGTCAACGAATGGCCCTTTTTTTACTGAACGTGGCAAGTGTAACCTCCATCCCTTACTTTCTACGGGTCACGATAAACTTGTTCGAAGGTTTCGACTTCTTACGTGTTTTCGCACCTTTGGTTGGTTTACCCCATGGAGTAACCGGGTGACGACCACCACTCGTACGACCTTCACCACCACCATGCGGGTGATCAATCGGGTTCATAACAACCCCACGCGACTGTGGACGAACGCCCAACCAACGCATACGACCAGCTTTACCAAGGTTACGCTGTTCAAACTCTAAGTTGCCAACTTGGCCAATAGTTGCCATGCACTCAGCAAGAATATAGCGCACTTCACCGCTGGTCAAACGAACGAGGACATACTTTTCTTCTTTCCCCATTACCTGACCAAATGTTCCAGCACTACGGCACAACTGTGCCCCTTTTTTAGCTTTGAGTTCGATGTTATGAATAACTGTCCCAACAGGGATGTTCTTCAGCTTCATCGCGTTCCCAACCAGTACGTCGGTTGCATCGCCAGCGATAATAGTATCGCCGACTTTGATTTTATGTGGCGCGATTATATAGCGCTTTTCACCATCCACATAGTTAATCAAAGCAATTCGAGCATTGCGGTTCGGATCATACTCGATCGTGGCAACCTTGCCAGGGATATCATACTTATCGCGCTTAAAGTCGATAATACGATACTGACGCTTGTGCCCGCCGCCACGGT
This Chrysiogenes arsenatis DSM 11915 DNA region includes the following protein-coding sequences:
- the rpsS gene encoding 30S ribosomal protein S19; its protein translation is MPRSVKKGPFVDDHLMNKVEKSNSGNEKKVIKTWSRRSTILPEFIGHTFAVHNGKQFIPVYVTDEMIGHKLGEFSPTRTYRGHEKDKKKGSKR
- the rplP gene encoding 50S ribosomal protein L16; this encodes MLMPKRSKFRKQFRGKMKGVAQKGNEVSYGEYGLQSLDTAWVTSRQIEAARIAMTRYIKRGGKIWIRIFPHKPISSRPAETRMGKGKGSVEGYVAIVKPGTMLYEMNGVDETIAREAMRLAMHKLPIRCKFVKKEVGEQA
- the rpsC gene encoding 30S ribosomal protein S3; translated protein: MGQKVNPIGLRLGITRGWDFKWYANKKEYANFLHEDLRIEKFVKKELGHAGISKTEIERAPGKINVTVFTARPGIVIGKKGAEIEKLKKSLASLTTQSVFVNVKEIKKPEVDAQLIAENVAMQLERRIAFRRAMKRAVGMALKFGAEGIKITCAGRLGGAEIARTEWYREGRVPLHTLRADIDYGMAEAKTTYGIIGVKVLVSHGEILNVKKQQPVELVAPQDGEGAEENRRVRKSAN
- the rplV gene encoding 50S ribosomal protein L22 → MEVKAVARYVRVSARKARLVVDLIRGQKVGEASRVLKFSQKAVARDVKKVLDSAVANARENFKLTNIDDMVVAKAVVDEGPTLKRFMPRAQGRAYGIRKRTSHITIVLGN
- the rplB gene encoding 50S ribosomal protein L2, with amino-acid sequence MGIKKHKPTSPSRRQLALSDFAELTTSRPEKSLLAPISKTGGRNNNGHITSRHRGGGHKRQYRIIDFKRDKYDIPGKVATIEYDPNRNARIALINYVDGEKRYIIAPHKIKVGDTIIAGDATDVLVGNAMKLKNIPVGTVIHNIELKAKKGAQLCRSAGTFGQVMGKEEKYVLVRLTSGEVRYILAECMATIGQVGNLEFEQRNLGKAGRMRWLGVRPQSRGVVMNPIDHPHGGGEGRTSGGRHPVTPWGKPTKGAKTRKKSKPSNKFIVTRRK